ACACCAAGCAATTGAAGCAAAAGAAGGCTTAGATATTCAAAACGAATCAATGACAATGGCAACCGTTACATTCCAAAACTACTTCCGTATGTACGAAAAACTGTCTGGTATGACAGGTACAGCGAAAACAGAAGAAGAGGAATTCCGTAACATTTACAATATGCAAGTTGTCGCAATTCCAACGAATAAACCGATTGCACGTGATGACCGTGCGGATTTAATTTATGCAACGATAGATGGTAAATTTAAAGCAGTTGCTGAAGATATTGCTGAGCGTCACCGAGCTGGCCAACCAGTTTTAGTTGGTACCGTTGCGATCGAAACGTCCGAGATTATTTCAAAATACTTAACGAAATTTAAAATTCCACATAACGTATTAAACGCGAAAAACCACGAAAAAGAAGCGGAAATTATTTTAAACGCGGGTCAAAAAGGTGCGGTAACAATCGCAACTAACATGGCCGGTCGTGGTACGGATATTAAACCGGGTGAAGGCGTACTAGAAGTTGGTGGTTTAGCGGTAATTGGTACAGAGCGTCACGAGTCACGTCGTATCGATAATCAGCTGCGCGGTCGTTCTGGTCGTCAAGGGAACCCAGGGGTAACGCAATTCTATCTTTCTTTAGAAGATGAATTGATGCGCCGTTTCGGTTCGGACAAAATGAAAGCAATGATGACACGACTTGGTATGGACGATTCTCAACCAATTCAATCAGGCATGGTTTCAAAGGCGGTAGAATCTGCGCAAAAACGTGTAGAGGGTAATAACTTTGATGCGCGTAAACGATTATTACAATATGATGATGTATTACGTCAGCAACGTGAAGTAATCTACAAAGAGCGTGAAGATGTACTGGATTCTGAAAATATGCGTGAGTTAGTAGAGTCAATGATTGCGCAAGCCATTGAAAATGCAGTAGCTGTTCATACGCAAGGCGAAAAGGATGCTTGGACACTTGATGCACTAGAAGATTACATCGCAGCCAACCTTTTAGATGAAGGCGATCTGACAAAAGCAGATTTAGAAACAAAATCACCTGAAGAGATGATGGCGTTTATTTCTGAAAAAGTAACAGCGCGCTACAATGAAAAAGAAGAAGCAATGACAGCAGAGCGTATGCGTGAGTTCGAAAAAGTTATTTTACTTCGTTCAATTGATACGAAATGGATTGACCATATCGACGCGATGGATCAATTACGTCAAGGGATTCATCTGCGAGCATACGGTCAAAACGATCCTTTACGTGAATACCAACAAGAAGGTTTCGCAATGTTCGAGGAAATGGTAGCAGCAGTGCGTGAAGACGTGGCGAAATATGCGTTAAAAGCAGAAATTCGTAGCAACTTACAACGTGAAGAGGTAGCAAAAGGTCAAGCAGTGAACCCAAAAGAAGAGGGCGCAGCAAAGCCAAAAAAATTACCAACACGTAAAGCCGAAAACATCGGACGCAACGACCCATGCCCATGCGGTAGCGGCAAAAAATACAAATCATGCCACGGCGTAGGACAATAGAGTAAGTAAACCAAACAAGGTCATTGAAACCAAACTCAATGACCTAGTTTGTTTTTTAGGTTGTAATAAAATTTAATCGTAGTTTAATGATGTGTGATTTTTTTGAAATAGTAGTTAGACGTAGTGAAAGGGAGGCAGACTCCACCGGGAAAAGCGTCCTCACTGTAGCCTAGGCTAACGGATAAAAAAGCCACACTCTAAAACACTATACAACGGAGGAAAATAAATGATGGAATTAGCAGACGTGCGGAATGCGCTCGAAAATACAGCTACAAAACTAGCGGACTTCAGGGGGTCTCTTTGACTTAGAAAACAAAGAGGCACGTATCCAAGAATTAGATGAGTTAATGTTAGAGCCAAATTTTTGGAACGACCAGCAAGGTGCACAGACAATTATTAACGAATCAAATGGCATTAAAGCTGTTGTTAACGAATACAACGATTTAATCTCAACACAAGAAAACCTAGAAATGACATTAGAACTGCTACGTGAAGAGCCGGACGAAGAATTACAAGAAGAGCTTGGCAATGAGCTAACAGAGTACCGAGAAAAAGTGGAAGCGTTCGAATTACAAATGTTATTATCTGAGCCATATGATAAAAACAATGCGATTTTAGAGCTTCATCCGGGTGCAGGTGGTACTGAGTCTCAAGACTGGGGTTCGATGCTTTTACGAATGTACCAACGTTGGGCAGATAAGCGCGGCTTTAAAGTCGAAACATTGGACTATTTACCGGGCGATGAAGCAGGGATCAAATCGGTTACATTAAAAATCTCTGGTCATAATGCTTACGGTTATTTAAAGGCAGAAAAAGGTGTTCACCGTTTAGTACGTATTTCGCCGTTTGATTCCTCAGGTCGTCGCCATACGTCATTCGTTTCATGTGATGTGATGCCAGAATTTAATGATGAAATTGAAATCGAGGTTCGTGCAGAAGATTTAAAAATTGATACGTATCGTGCAACAGGTGCAGGTGGTCAGCACATTAATACGACGGACTCTGCTGTTCGAATTACGCATGCGCCTACAGGGGTTGTTGTACAATGTCAGGCAGAGCGTTCACAAATTAAAAACCGTGAAGCTGCGATGAAGATGTTAAAATCGAAACTATATCAATTAGAAATAGAAAAGCAACAAGCACAACTAGATGAAATCCGTGGTGAGCAAAAAGAAATTGGCTGGGGTTCACAAATTCGTTCGTATGTATTCCACCCATATTCAATGGTTAAAGATCACCGTACAAGCGCAGAAACAGGTAATGTTGGCGCGGTGATGGATGGCGATTTAGATTTATTCATAACAGTGTATTTACGTTCAAAAATTTCATACTGATTTATGATTGGGAATGTCCTAGAAGTTATTCAGGGGCATTCCCTTTTTTATAGTGAAAATTTTAGTTAGATGTAGTTGGGACTTGTCAAATAGATGAGGATATGTGATAATAAATACGAACAAACGTTCTTAAAATAAGGAGGCATTTTATGCTACAAATCCCTTCTGGAACGATTCCGTATTATGAATCAGGCATTTATTTGCCGTTATTGTTAATTATTCTTGAAAAAGATCAACGAATTATTGAGCAAAGTCCGTTCAAGTTTAAAACGCCATATTTACAATTAATTGATGCTACACGAATAAAAATTGAGCAAGAGTTAAAAGAAACGAAGGACTATTTTACACTTCATCAGATGCGCTTAGTTAGAGGGAAAACGGATGATTTGTTTACCGAGTATCAATTTTATTTTGGTGGGGTCATGGAGTGTAGAAGATATTCGAATATTCGCCTTCGTAATCAAAGTGAGTTACTTCTTGCTGAATATATTGGAAAGTCTTAAGCTCATATTAAAGCTTTGCGTTGTAATATGAGGTTTTTATAGTAAAGAACGGCTCTTACGTATTGCTGATTAAATGATTTTAAGTGCACAGGGAAAATTTGCTCTGTACCATCGACAAATGTCACCAATGTCGATTCGTTCATTTCTTCAATATTAATAATGGCATTGACCGTCACCCAAATATTTTGTTTTGAATGAGGGGAAAATAAAGGGAATACAACACAAGGATCACCAAAGTTATAGGCAACCATAATCGGTACTTTATGTCGATTATGTCCCAAAAATTCTCTTGCTTGCTGTGTAGTTGCTTCAAATGTTGAACCATTTAAGGTGCAAGTATGTCGAATTACTCTCAACGGTGGGAATGACATTGTAGTTTTTCCGTGCTTGTCTAATATTACTGTGAAAACTTTATCGGAATTTGGTTGTGAAATTAAGCAATAGGTCGAATTAGTAATATAGTACTTAGATATTTGTTCGCGATTTCGATTCATTGTAGACTCCTTTCTTATGAAAAAATACTTAAATTTTCACTATATATCTAAATTAATGCATAAAAAGTCAAAAATCAACACTATTTTTAGAAAATTCTGTAAAAAGATAATTATTCAGAATATATTGCAAATTAAATATGGTTTATCTTATAATGGAAAAAAGAGATCGAGGTGATATCGATGGATAAATATTATTCATATACAGACTTTTTAAAAGCAGTAGGCCATCAGCCAACGGAAAATCAAGCAGAAAAGTTGTTAAGTGAAATTTATTTAGATTTATTTATTAGTCGAATACAACGTATATATCGTATCGAACAATTAAAAACGCTAATCGATAATTCATTAGATCAGAAGAACCAGCGAGATTTTTATACCTATGCTTCCGAACTAAAAATGCTAATGGAAGCACCGATTTCTTAAACAGAGAAAGCTACCTAACTATTTAGGTAGCTTTTTGTGTGTGGAAAATTAGTCTACTCTTAGAGATATTCGGCGAGAATATTAGAAGGCATGCACTATATTATCGAGACGATTTCGAATATATGTTCGCAAAATAATCGTCAATTAAAAATGCGTATGGTAAAATGTAGTTATGAACAAAACGATAGAAAGGATAGCAACTATGACAGAGACTTTTACAATTCAATCAGCGTACAAGCCTGCTGGCGATCAACCCGAAGCGATCAAAGAACTTGTACATGGCATAAAAGAAGGCAAACGTCATCAAACGTTACTTGGTGCTACAGGGACAGGGAAAACGTTTACGATTTCAAACGTAATTAAGGAAGTCAATAAACCAACGCTAGTAATGGCCCATAATAAAACACTGGCAGGTCAATTATATAGTGAGTTTAAAGAATTTTTTCCAGACAATGCGGTTGAATATTTTGTGAGTTACTATGATTATTTCCAACCGGAAGCATATGTACCACAAACCGATACGTATATCGAAAAGGATTCGAGTATTAATGATGAAATTGATAAGCTGCGACACTCGGCTACGTCAGCGTTATTTGAGCGTAAGGATGTTATTATCATTGCTTCGGTATCGTGTATTTATGGTTTAGGGAATCCTGAAGAATACCGTGAGATGGTTGTATCGATTCGAACAGGAATGGAAATTGAACGCAATCAATTACTGCGAAAATTAGTAGATATTCAATATGAACGTAACGATATCAACTTTACGCGCGGAACATTTCGTGTGCGAGGAGATGTTGTTGAAATATTCCCAGCGTCTAAGGATGAACACTGCATTCGAATTGAATTTTTCGGAGATGAGGTAGACCGTATCCGAGAAGTGGATGCACTAACAGGTGAAATTCTAGGTGAGCGTCAGCACGTGGCCATTTTCCCTGCATCCCACTTCGTAACGCGTGAAGAAAAGATGAAAATCGCTATTGAAAATATTGAAAAAGAGCTACAAGTGCGACTTGATCTGTTGCGCTCGGAGGATCGTTTACTAGAGGCACAGCGCTTAGAGCAACGTACAAATTACGATTTAGAAATGATGAAAGAAATGGGTTTTTGCTCAGGAATCGAAAACTATTCACGTCATTTAACATTAAGAGAATCGGGAGCAACACCATATACATTGCTTGATTATTTCCCGGAAGATTTCTTACTTGTTGTCGATGAAAGTCACGTAACATTGCCTCAGGTGCGCGGTATGTATAATGGTGACCAGGCGCGTAAAAATGTATTAGTAGAGCATGGTTTCCGTCTGCCATCCGCGCTAGATAACCGTCCATTAATGTTCGATGAATTTCAGTCGAAGGTCGGTCAGGCGATTTATGTTTCGGCAACACCAGGACCTTTTGAATTAGAGCATACACCAGAAATGGTACAGCAAATTATTCGTCCGACCGGCTTACTTGATCCAAATATTGATGTTCGCCCAATTGAAGGGCAAATTGATGATTTAATCGATGAAATTCATGAACGAATTCGTCGTAATGAGCGTGTTTTAATTACAACTTTGACGAAAAAAATGTCTGAGGATTTAACAAATTACTTGAAGGAAATGGGCTTAAAGGTTGAATATTTACACTCAGAGATTAAAACACTAGAGCGAATTGAGATTATTCGTGAGCTGCGTAAAGGAATACATGATGTGTTGGTTGGTATTAACTTACTTCGAGAAGGGTTAGACATTCCGGAAGTGTCCCTTGTCGCAATTTTAGATGCTGATAAGGAAGGGTTCTTGCGTTCGGAGCGTTCGCTTATTCAAACCATTGGACGTGCTGCGCGTAATGCGAACGGTCATGTTATTATGTATGCAAATAATATGACGGATTCAATGACGAAGGCGATTTCCGAAACGAAACGTCGTCGTGAAATTCAAATGGCGTACAATGAACAGCATGGAATCGTACCACAGACAATTATCAAAAAAATACCAGACATCATTCGTGCAACGCAAGCGGCTGAGCAGGAAGAAAAGTATATTACAAAAGTAACGGGCGGCAAAAAGCTAACGAAAAAAGAGCTGCAAAAGCTAGTTGAAACATTGCAAGTTGAAATGAAAGAAGCTGCAAAAGCATTAGACTTTGAACGTGCAGCAGAATTACGAGATATGATTTTTGAATTGAAGGCAGAAGGGTGACTTACGTGAAAAATACAGAAATCGTTGTACAAGGCGCACGCGCACATAACTTAAAAAATATTGATGTCACAATTCCGCGCGATAAAATCGTTGTTGTGACAGGTCTTTCAGGTTCAGGGAAATCTTCATTAGCATTTGATACGATTTATGCAGAAGGGCAGCGTCGTTATGTCGAGTCACTTTCTGCGTATGCACGCCAATTTTTAGGGCAAATGGATAAGCCCGATGTTGATACGATTGAAGGGCTGTCACCAGCGATTTCAATTGACCAAAAAACAACAAGCCGTAACCCGCGCTCAACTGTTGGTACAGTTACGGAAATTTACGATTACTTACGTTTACTATTTGCGCGTATTGGTAAGGCGTATTGTCCAACGCACGGAATTGAAATTACGTCGCAGACGGTCGAGCAAATGGTGGATCGTTTAATGGAATATCCAGAGCGCACAAAAATTCAATTGTTAGCGCCGGTCATTGAAGGAAAAAAGGGAACGCATGTCAAGTTATTAGAAGACTTGAAAAAGCAAGGCTATGTGCGTATTCGATTAAATGGTGAACTTCGTGATTTAGACGATCATATCGAGCTTGATAAAAATAAAAAGCATACAATTGAAGTCGTTATTGACCGTGTTGTGATGAAAGAAGGCATTGAATCGCGTTTAAGTGATTCTATTGAAGCTGCTCTAAAAATCGCAGAAGGTCGTGTGTTAGTGGATGTTATGGAGCATGAGGAGTTACTTTTTAGTGAGCACCATGCTTGTCCGCACTGTGGCTTCTCAATTGGCGAGCTTGAGCCACGTATGTTCTCTTTTAATAGTCCGTTTGGTGCGTGTCCATCATGTGATGGATTAGGGAGCACAGTAAAAGCGGATATTGAATTAGTTGTGCCCGATTGGAATTTATCACTTCTTGATAATGCGATTGCTCCGTGGGAATCTGTATCATCAATGTATTATCCGCAGCTACTAGCATCGGTATGTCGTCATTACGATATTCCGATGGACGTGCCAGTGAAGGATATTCCAAAGGCGAAAATGGATAAAATTTTATACGGATCTGGCAAGGAAAAAGTCCATTTTGAATATACAAATGATTACGGCAGTATGCATAAGAAGGACATCGAATTCGAGGGGGTAATTCCAAATATCGAGCGCCGCTTCAAGGATTCTTCTTCTGACTATGTACGTGATTCTATGCAAAAATTTATGACGGAGCAGCCATGTAGGTCTTGTAAAGGGCATCGTCTAAAACAGGAAACATTAGCCGTGAAAATTAAAGGGCAAAACATTTCAGAGGCAACGCGTCATTCTATCATAGAAATGTATGATTTCTTTAGTTCGGTGGAATTATCAGAAAAAGAAAAGCAAATTGCTAATTTAATTATTCGAGAAGTAATTGAGCGTTTGAGATTTTTACTTGATGTTGGTTTGAACTATTTAACGTTGGCGCGTTCTGCAGGTACATTGTCAGGTGGGGAAGCGCAGCGAATTCGTTTGGCAACGCAAATTGGCTCACGTTTAACAGGTGTTCTTTATATTTTAGATGAACCTTCGATTGGTCTGCATCAGCGTGATAATGACCGATTGATTGCTACACTTGAAAGCATGCGTGATTTAGGAAATACGCTAATTATCGTAGAGCATGATGAAGATACAATGATGGCAGCAGACCATTTAATTGATATTGGGCCTGGTGCTGGTGTCCATGGTGGGCAAATTATTGCGCAGGGTACGCCAAAGCAAGTGATGAAAAATAAAGACTCCATTACAGGGCAGTATTTAAGTGGGAGAAAGTTCATTCCACTACCTCAGGAGCGCCGAGAATCAGATGGTCGTAAAATTACGATTAAAGGGGCTTCGGAAAATAACTTAAAAAATGTTAATGTAGAAATTCCACTTGGGCAATTTATTGCGGTAACAGGAGTATCAGGTTCGGGGAAATCTACATTAGTAAATGAAATTTTATATAAGGCACTTGCATCGAAATTAAATCGTGCCAAAGTAAAGCCGGGCGCACACAAATCAATTGAAGGGCTAGAGCAGCTTGAAAAAGTAATTGATGTAGACCAATCACCAATTGGTCGCACGCCACGTTCAAATCCTGCAACGTATATTGGTGTATTTGATGATGTACGCGATGTATTTGCGATGACGAATGAGGCAAAGGTGCGCGGCTATAAAAAAGGTCGTTTTTCGTTTAATGTGAAGGGTGGCCGCTGTGAAGCTTGTCGCGGCGATGGCATTATTAAAATAGAAATGCACTTCTTGCCAGATGTTTATGTACCATGTGAAATCTGTCACGGTAAACGCTACAACCGTGAGACGTTAGAAGTGAAATACAAAGAGAAAAATATTGCTGACATTTTAGAAATGACAGTGGAAGATGCTCTAGAGTTTTTCGGTAACTTACCAAAAATACAGCGTAAACTGCAAACGATTGTCGATGTAGGGCTTGGCTATGTTAAACTTGGTCAACCAGCAACAACATTATCTGGTGGTGAGGCACAGCGTGTAAAATTAGCATCTGAATTGCATCGTCGTTCAAACGGAAAGTCATTCTACATTTTAGACGAACCAACAACAGGTCTTCATGTCGATGATATTGCGCGCCTATTAAAGGTGTTACATCGTTTAGTAGAAAACGGTGAAACGGTGCTGGTTATTGAACACAATTTAGACGTGATTAAAACGGTCGATCATATTATCGATTTAGGTCCAGAAGGTGGCGATGGCGGCGGTACAATTTTAGCGACTGGCACCCCTGAACAGATTTCGGAAGTGAAGGAGAGCTATACAGGTTATTATTTAAAGCCAATTTTAGAGCGCGATCGTGAACGCATGGCTGACAAAATTGAAATGGCGAAAAGTAAATAGTCTAAATTGCAAGTGTGTCAATGAAACTTTTTGTCCTCCCTCCTCGTATAATAAAATAGATACGATGAGAGGGAGGAATTTTTTTATGCAAGAACAACGAAAACGCATTTTACAATTAGTAGAAAACGGTACAATTACAGCTGAAGAGGCCATTGTTTTATTAGAAAAGTTATCAGGCAAAAACGAATCCACTCCGCTTCCAGTTCAACCGGTCGTGCCTCCAAATGAGCCAAAAGAGAACGAGCCTGTTTTTAAAGCAGAGCCGGTTGATGAAGCGAAAGAACAACGAAAAACGACAGGATTTGAAGATATTTTTGGCAAATCATTTAATGATAAAGAATTCAATAAAAAAATGGATGACTTCATGGGCGATATTAAAAAGGATTTATCTCAATTAAGCACGCGTATGACAGGGTTAGTTGGTGCAGCATTATCAAAATTAAAAGACTTAGATATTGAAACGCCTTTTGGTGAAAAAGTAGAGTTTTCCAAAACTTATGCTTATCCAGCTATTGATGTGAGAAGTATTGAACTGGATATAGCCAATGGAAAAATTGATGTAGTGCAAGCGACGGATGAATTAATAACTATTCAGGTGAATGGTAAAACAACACTTAAAGGCACTGAAGAAGAAACAATTACGCACATTACCGAATCATTAGTTACAAAGACGGATGATAAAATATATATGAAGTCAGAAAATAAATTTACCCAGTTGAAAGTGCAAATCGCTATTCCCAAAAAACATTATGACGTATTTATTGCCCGCTTAATGAATGGCGGTATTTCAGTAGAAAACTTAGATGCGAAATTAATAAAAGCCCGTACTTATAATGGGGCAATTCGAGTAAACCATACACAATTTGACCATGCCGAGCTGCAAACGAGCAATGGAGCTGTAGAAGCACGTACTGTAAAGGGTACCGACTTAGAAATTGAAACTGCAAATGGCCGAATTTATGTCGATGGTGATTTAAAAGAAGTCGATGCTGAATCTATGAACGGTCATGTTGTCGTAACTACTTCAAGTGCAGAAGCGAATAAAGTAAAAGCGCGTGCGTTGGCTGGTTCGGTCGAAATCTATGTACCAAAAACAGTGGCGCTAGAAGGACAAATTTTCTCAAACTTAGGGAAAGCAGATGTCGGCTTAAACGATGTGAAGCTGTATGAGGAAGAGGAGCAATTCCTGTTAAAATCCGTGCGCTTTACAAAAGAGCTAGAAGGCGCAAAATTATTGAAATTGACAGGTGAATCACGTACGGGTACAGTGCTAGTTCGTTACACATTACAATAAAATGATATGTTCAGCCCACATACAAGAAAGTAAACTTGTATGTGGGCTTTTAGTGTGCTTTAAATCGTTAAAAAGGTTGAATATTTGTTATATTAATAAAATTTCTAACTATAACAAAGTAATTACGAGGAGTATGAAATATCACAGATGTAATGCAAAAAATATTAGAAATTTGGTTTACTAATCTAGCTAAATTCAGTTGGGAACTAGCAAAAAAAGGAGCATTTTAATATTGAAAAGAAACTGTAATAAATTTATAGCTTGAAAGTGCTATAATGAATAGGAAAATTTATTTTATAAAGACATAGAACTTAGGTGGTTTCGTTAATGATTCAAATGAATAATGTAGTGAAAAAGTATCCTAATGGCGTTGTCGCAGTAAACGGGATTACAATTGATATAAAAACAGGTGAGTTCGTGTATGTAGTAGGCCCAAGTGGTGCCGGAAAATCGACGTTTATTAAGTTGATGTACCGAGAAGAAAAGCCTACGTCAGGTGATGTAATGATTAATAACATTAACTTGCGTACCTTGAAAAATAGCCGTGTGCCGTTTTTACGACGTCAGTTAGGGGTTGTATTCCAAGACTTTAAATTGCTGCCACGACTAACAGTGTATGAAAACGTGGCCTTTGCGTTGGAAGTAATTGAAGAACAGCCAAAAGTAATTCGCAAACGTGTAATGGAAGTATTAGAACTTGTTGGTTTGAAACATAAAGTACGCATGTTCCCAAGCGAATTATCTGGTGGAGAGCAGCAACGTGTGGCGATTGCCCGTTCAATTGTGAATCGTCCGAAAGTAATGATTGCGGACGAGCCAACGGGGAACCTAGATCCTGATACGTCTTGGGAAATTATGAATATTTTTGAAGAAATTAATCGTCAAGGTACGACGATTGTAATGGCGACACATAACCGTGAAATCGTAAACACAATTCGTAAGCGTGTTATAGCAATTGAAGGCGGTATGATTGTACGCGATGAGTACGGGGGTGACTATGGCTATGAAAGCTAGAACGCTCGTACGCCATTTTAGAGAAAGCTTTAAATCATTAGGACGTAATAGCTGGATGACAATTGCATCAGTCAGTGCGGTAACGGTAACATTACTATTAGTCGGTGTTTTTTCAGTTATTATGATGAACTTAAATAAAGTAGCATCAGATTTAGAAAACGATGTTGAAATTCGAGTGATGATTGATATTATTTCAGATGAAAAACAAATAGATATAGTAGAAAATGAGCTCATAGATAAGATTCAAGGAATGCCAGATGTTGAGGAAGTTACATATTCTTCAAAAGAAGATGAATTAAATAAATTGATAAAAGATTTTGGTGATGAATTAAGCCTTTTCGAACAAAATAACCCACTTTACAACGTGTTATATGTAAAGGCGGTTGACCCATTAAAAACAGCAGAAGTGGCGAAGCAAATTGATAGTTTCGACAATACACAGGAAGTTGTATATGGAGAAGGAAAAGTTGAAAAGCTTTTTAACGTTTTAGCGATTGCTCGTAATGTAGGGCTTGTATTAATTTTAGGGTTATTATTTACAGCGATGTTCTTAATTTCGAATACAATTCGTATTACGATCATTGCACGTAAAGATGAAATTGAAATTATGAAATTAGTAGGGGCGACAAATTCATTTGTGCGCATTCCATTTGTATTAGAAGGTATGTTTCTAGGTATTATCGGCTCGATTATTCCAATTACTGTCGTATCCTTGGCTTACTATAAAATACATGAATTATTAGCACCACGCTTAAAAGGTGAGTTATTCCAAATTTTAGACACAATGCCATTACTGTTCCAAGTGAACGGCCTGATTTTATTAATCGGTATTTTCATCGGTATATGGGGTAGCTTTATGTCGGTACGCAAGTTTTTAAAGATTTAACTTACTTTAGCAAATTCTTTGTGTACCAGAAGCAAAGCGACAGGTACAGAAGACCTTTACTCCTATAAGTGAGAGATACATGCAACATGAAAGCAGTAATTCTACTAGGGAATATCACAAATACTGTACAAGCTCAAAAAACGCATCTAAGACAATCTTAAAAAAATAATTAGGCGTTTAGGGGGAATATAAGTTTTGAAGAAGCAAAATACACGTTCATTTAAACTACTGGCTGTATTATTCGCATGCGTATTATTCATTCAAATGCCAGCAGCCTATGCAGCAAGTTTAAGTGATTTGAAAAAAGAACGTAGCGAGCTTGAAGCTCAGAAAAAAGCATTAAATAATTCGTTACAGCAAAAAGCAAGTGAGTTAAATTCCAATCAAAATAAACAGCAGCAATTGATTAGTCAATTAGAACAAATTGGTGCGGAAATCAATAATAAGAACCATGAAATTGCGATAGTAAAGTTTGATATTGAAATCGCGAATCAAGAAATTGCTGCGTTAGAACAAAGTATTGCAGAGCTACAGGAAAAAATCGATCAACGTGATGCGCTATTACGTGAGCGTGCACGTGCGATTCAAACAGGTGGTACAGTAAGTTATATTGATGTATTACTAGGAGCAAACAGCTTCGTAGATTTCATCGACCGTTTCTCAGCGGTAAGTACGTTAATGGATGCCGACCGCCAAATTATGCGTGAGCAAAAAGAAGACCAAGAAAAGCTAGAAGTTCAAAAGGCTGAATTACTCGAGAAGAAGAAAAACTTAGAGGCGAATAAAGCACAGCTAGAAAAACTAAGAGCAGATCTTGAGCAGCAAAAGAAAGAGAAAAATAAGGTAGTAGACGAGCTTGAAAAAGAGGAAGCGCGTTTACATGAACAAAAAGAATCAATCGAAACACATCTTGAAGAAAACATTGAGCTAAGTAAAGACTT
This portion of the Solibacillus daqui genome encodes:
- the secA gene encoding preprotein translocase subunit SecA, which gives rise to MANLLNKLFDFNKKEVKRLEKTADKVEALAGQFESLSDEALKAKTEEYKNRFQNGETVEQLLPEAFATIREASCRVLGMFPFRVQIMGAAALNEGNIAEMKTGEGKTLTATMSVYLNAITGKGVHVVTVNEYLASRDAREMGELYEWLGLTVGLNLNSLSKEEKREAYAADITYSTNNELGFDYLRDNMVLYKEDRVQRKLHYAVIDEVDSILIDEARTPLIISGQAGKTAQLYVQSNAFVRMLKQDEDYNYEESTKGVTLTEAGIEKAERSFGIDNLFDLAHVRLNHAINQSLKAHASMHLDVDYVVQDGEIVIVDGFTGRLMKGRRYSDGLHQAIEAKEGLDIQNESMTMATVTFQNYFRMYEKLSGMTGTAKTEEEEFRNIYNMQVVAIPTNKPIARDDRADLIYATIDGKFKAVAEDIAERHRAGQPVLVGTVAIETSEIISKYLTKFKIPHNVLNAKNHEKEAEIILNAGQKGAVTIATNMAGRGTDIKPGEGVLEVGGLAVIGTERHESRRIDNQLRGRSGRQGNPGVTQFYLSLEDELMRRFGSDKMKAMMTRLGMDDSQPIQSGMVSKAVESAQKRVEGNNFDARKRLLQYDDVLRQQREVIYKEREDVLDSENMRELVESMIAQAIENAVAVHTQGEKDAWTLDALEDYIAANLLDEGDLTKADLETKSPEEMMAFISEKVTARYNEKEEAMTAERMREFEKVILLRSIDTKWIDHIDAMDQLRQGIHLRAYGQNDPLREYQQEGFAMFEEMVAAVREDVAKYALKAEIRSNLQREEVAKGQAVNPKEEGAAKPKKLPTRKAENIGRNDPCPCGSGKKYKSCHGVGQ
- the prfB gene encoding peptide chain release factor 2 (programmed frameshift), with amino-acid sequence MELADVRNALENTATKLADFRGSLDLENKEARIQELDELMLEPNFWNDQQGAQTIINESNGIKAVVNEYNDLISTQENLEMTLELLREEPDEELQEELGNELTEYREKVEAFELQMLLSEPYDKNNAILELHPGAGGTESQDWGSMLLRMYQRWADKRGFKVETLDYLPGDEAGIKSVTLKISGHNAYGYLKAEKGVHRLVRISPFDSSGRRHTSFVSCDVMPEFNDEIEIEVRAEDLKIDTYRATGAGGQHINTTDSAVRITHAPTGVVVQCQAERSQIKNREAAMKMLKSKLYQLEIEKQQAQLDEIRGEQKEIGWGSQIRSYVFHPYSMVKDHRTSAETGNVGAVMDGDLDLFITVYLRSKISY
- a CDS encoding competence protein ComK encodes the protein MNRNREQISKYYITNSTYCLISQPNSDKVFTVILDKHGKTTMSFPPLRVIRHTCTLNGSTFEATTQQAREFLGHNRHKVPIMVAYNFGDPCVVFPLFSPHSKQNIWVTVNAIINIEEMNESTLVTFVDGTEQIFPVHLKSFNQQYVRAVLYYKNLILQRKALI
- a CDS encoding IDEAL domain-containing protein codes for the protein MDKYYSYTDFLKAVGHQPTENQAEKLLSEIYLDLFISRIQRIYRIEQLKTLIDNSLDQKNQRDFYTYASELKMLMEAPIS
- the uvrB gene encoding excinuclease ABC subunit UvrB; translated protein: MTETFTIQSAYKPAGDQPEAIKELVHGIKEGKRHQTLLGATGTGKTFTISNVIKEVNKPTLVMAHNKTLAGQLYSEFKEFFPDNAVEYFVSYYDYFQPEAYVPQTDTYIEKDSSINDEIDKLRHSATSALFERKDVIIIASVSCIYGLGNPEEYREMVVSIRTGMEIERNQLLRKLVDIQYERNDINFTRGTFRVRGDVVEIFPASKDEHCIRIEFFGDEVDRIREVDALTGEILGERQHVAIFPASHFVTREEKMKIAIENIEKELQVRLDLLRSEDRLLEAQRLEQRTNYDLEMMKEMGFCSGIENYSRHLTLRESGATPYTLLDYFPEDFLLVVDESHVTLPQVRGMYNGDQARKNVLVEHGFRLPSALDNRPLMFDEFQSKVGQAIYVSATPGPFELEHTPEMVQQIIRPTGLLDPNIDVRPIEGQIDDLIDEIHERIRRNERVLITTLTKKMSEDLTNYLKEMGLKVEYLHSEIKTLERIEIIRELRKGIHDVLVGINLLREGLDIPEVSLVAILDADKEGFLRSERSLIQTIGRAARNANGHVIMYANNMTDSMTKAISETKRRREIQMAYNEQHGIVPQTIIKKIPDIIRATQAAEQEEKYITKVTGGKKLTKKELQKLVETLQVEMKEAAKALDFERAAELRDMIFELKAEG